Genomic segment of Vicinamibacteria bacterium:
TCGGTCAGCATCTCCTCCCATTGCGCGATCCAGCCCGACGTGCGGGGAATCGCGAAGAGCACGGGGAACATGCTCACCGGAAAACCCATCGCTTCGTAGATGATGCCGGAGTAGAAGTCGACGTTCGGGTAGAGACGCCGCTTCACGAAGTAGTCCTCCTGCAGGGCGATGCGCTCGAGCTCGACGGCGATATCGATGAGCGGATTCTTCCCCGTGACCTCGAAGACCTGGTGTGCAGTTTTCTTGATGATGGTGGCGCGGGGATCGTAGCTCTTGTATACCCGATGGCCGAAGCCCATGAGCCGTACCTCGCCCTCCTTCACGCGTTTGATGTAGGCGGGCACCTTCTCCTTGCTCCCGATCTCGTTCAACATTCGGAGAACGGCCTCGTTGGCTCCGCCATGAAGTGGACCGTAGAGCGCTGCCGCGGCAGCGGCGGTCGCCGAGTAAGGATCGGACTCTGAGCTCCCGACGCAACGCATCGCGCTCGTCGAGCAGTTCTGCTCGTGATCGGCGTGAAGGATGAACAGGACGTCGAGCGCCTTCGCCAACACCGAATCGGCGTCGAAGCTCGGTGTCATCGCGAACATCATCTTCAGGAAGTTCTTGGTGTAGGGCAGGTCGTTGTCGGGATAGGTGTAGCGCATGCCGATACTGTGCCGATAGGCGAACGCCGCGAGCGTAGGCATCTTGGCGATCAGGCGATAGGTCTGGAGCCGCCTCGACATCGGATCCTGGACTCGCTTGCCGTCGGGGTAGAACGTGGAGAGTGCCCCGACGACGCCGATCAGCATTCCCATCGGATGGGCGTCATAGCGAAAACCGTCGAGAAGCTTCTTCACATACTCGTGGACGATCGTATGGTGAGTAATGTGGTGGACCCAGTCGTCGTATTGCGCCTTCGTGGGAAGCTCGCCGAACAGGATCAGGTAGGCGACTTCGAGGTAATCGGCCTGCTCGGCCAGCTGCTCGATGGGGTAGCCGCGATAGCGAAGGATTCCCTTCTCCCCGTCGATGAAAGTGATGCGGCTCTTACAGGACGCCGTATTGATGAATGCGGGGTCGTAGCTCTTGAGACCGTAGTCGTCGTCGTCGACCCGGATCTGTCGGAGATCCTTGGCATGGATGGCGCCGTGCGCGATGGGAATCTCGTAGGTCTTGCCCGTGCGGTTGTCAGTAACACTCAGCGAATCCCTGCCCATTGACTAGATCTCTCCTTTTCTCGTTGCGCACCTTTTATACCACAGAGGCTTTATGGCTAATGTTAGCATCTCTTGACGAACGAAGAGGGTGATGGTGGCGGACGAGACGACGCCCACGGCGAAGGAGCTCATGGTGGCTGCCGCCGCCCGTGAGATCGGCGATGGGGAGCTGGTGTTCGTGGGAATGCGGCTTCCGCTCCTCGCGTTCCGACTCGCCCAGGCCACTCACGCCCGGAACGCCGTGGGGCTCTACGAGAACGGCCTGATCCGGGAGAGAGCGGCGGCGAGCCCTCTGTTCACCATGAGCGATGCTCCGAACGTCCGGCTTGCCACCAGCGCCACCGACATGCTCGATGTCATGGGGCTTCTTCAGTCGGGTCGCGTAAGCCTCGGGTTCGTCGGGGCGGCCGAGGTCGATCGGTTCGGCAACCTGAACTCCACCCGCGTGCCCGGGACGAGGCTGCCGGGCAGCGGAGGGGCCTCCGACATCGCTTCGCTCGCGGGAAGGGTTGCCGTCCTCCTCAAGCACGACAAGCACCGCCTCGTGGATCGGGTCCACCATCTGACCTCACCCGGGCACGGTGATGGAGGCGGGTGGCGCGAGCGCACCGGGCTCCGAGGGCGTGGCCCGGTGGCCGTCTTCACCGACCTCGCCGTCTTGAGATTCGATCCCGAATCGCACGAAGCCACGCTTCACTCCTATCATCCGATGAGCTCGCCCGAGGAAGTTGCCTCAGCCACCGGCTGGCCGCTGCGGAAGAGCGCGGATTGTGGTCCGACTCCCCTGCCCCGCCGAGACGAGCTCGAGCTTCTCCGATCCTTCGATCCGGATTCCTTCTGGCTATGAGGGTCAGACTCTCCTACGCCCCGCCAAGGGCACGACTGACGTTGTCGCATTCTCCGTTGAACGTATTCGATGGAGACATGCTCAAAGAGCTTTCTCGAGGACTCGACGACATTGGCTCTCGGACCGACGTGCACGTCGTTATCCTCGATTCCGCCGAGAAGGTCTTCTCCGCGGGAGTGGACGTCCGGGATCATCTTCCCGAGCGGCTGAACGAGATGCTCGAACGGTTCCACGGCGTGTGTCGACAGCTGCTTCGACTCGACGCCATCACCCTCGCCCTCGTTTCCGGGCACGCGTTCGGCGGGGCGATGGAGCTTCTGGCCTGCTGCGATTTCGTGATCGCCACGGACGAGGCGGCCTTCGCCCAGCCGGAGATCGACCTGGCATGCTTTCCCCCGTTGGGAGCTGCCATCTATCCGAAGCTCCTCGGCAGCAAGCGGGCGGCAGAAATCGTGCTTCTGGGCCGGCGGCTGTCGGCTCGAGAAGCCGAGGACTTCGGCCTCGTCACCAAAGTCGTGAGCGAGGACGCCTTGCAGGCGGAAGCCGAGGTGCTCCTCCGCTCGCTCGCGGAAAAAAGCCCGGCGGCTCTCCGCATCGCCAAGAAAGCGCTTCGGCTCGGGCTGCCCCGGGCGCTCGAGGGACTCGAAGAAATCGAAGCTCTCTACCGCGATGAGCTGGCCGCGACCGAGGACATGGTCGAGGGACTCCGAGCGTTCCTCGAAAAGCGAAAGCCGATCTTTCGTGGAAAGTGAGTGGAGTGTCCAAACTGACCTCTCTCGAGGATGCGGTGCGACGCTTCATCCCCGATGGCTGCACGGTCGTGCTCGGTGCCGGGCTCGAGGCGCTCATACCTTTTGCCTGCGGATACGAGATCGTTCGGCAGAAGCGTCGGGGGCTGACGCTCGTCGCTCCGATCTCCGACATGCTGTTCGACGTCCTGATTGGCGCCGGGGCGGTCGAGCGGGTCATCGCCGCATGGGTTGGCAACGTCTCCGCAGGCTCGGGCCACAACTTTCGCCGGGCGGTCGAGCATTCCGAGCCCAATCGAATTCAGGTCGTCGATCACTCGAACTTGACGCTCGCGCTCGCCTTACACGCCGCCGCGCTCGGGGTTCCTTATCTTCCGGCACGAACCGCACTCGGAACGGACCTGCTCGCCTCGAATCCGCACCTGCAACCGATGGTATGCCCCTTCACCGGGGACCGGCTGGTCGGCGTGCAGGCACTCAGACCCGACGTGGCCGTTCTCGCGGTGCAGCGCGCCGACGCGGAAGGCAACGCCCACGTGATCGGAAACCTCGGCGTGGTCAAGGATGCGGCCCGCGCGGCGGGAACGGTCGTCCTGCTCGCGGAGGAGATCGTCGCGAGCGACCTGATTTGCGGTGAGCCCAACCGTACTCTCGTGCCTGGTTTTCTCGTCTCCGCCGTGGTACACGCCCCGCGAGGGTGTCATCCCTCGCCCTGTTACGGTTACTACGACCGGGACCACGGTTTCTTTCACGACTACCACGCCGTGTCGCGAACCCGCGAGGGTTTTCTGGCTTGGCTCGACGAATGGGTGCTGTCGGTCTCCGGTCACGATGATTATCTTCGACGGCTATCCGGCTGATCGATCGCTACTCTTTTGTAGCGGCGGCGGGAAGGGCCGCCTTCAGCTTCGCGTGCCTCCGCTCGAACTCGGCATCGTCGATCGCAGGGGTGAGATCCTCCAAGGCCACTTCGAAAGGGAGCGGCACGAACTCATCCTCCCCCTCTTTTTCGGCGATGTCGTAGAACTTGTAGGCACGGGGAAGGTGGTAGACCCGGAGCACGACCGCCACGAGGCCGTATCCCTCTCGGTATCGGCGCTCGGCCTCATGCGGCGTCAAAGCATGCTCGGCGTCGACGAGGCGCAGAGCGCGTAGGGACTGGATCGGGATCCTATCGACCACCTCGGCGTAGTCCCGAATGAAAGTATGCCCACCCAGGGGAGCCTTGAGCTCGTGACGAAGGCTCATCCAGGCATGTGGCTTGAGCGCATCCGGGTCCTGGCCCGAGTACGAGGGAAAAACCAGGAACGCGCCGTTTTTTGCGTCCCACGTCTTGTGGAGGATCACGATGCCGCTTCCCTCGTGGAGGTGGCGAGCCACGACCGACCATACCTTGAGCGCCAGCTGCTGGGACAAGTCTCGATCTCCTTCGATGAGTGTGATAAGGCTAACGTTCGCTTCGGTGCGTCGTCAAGATGAGAGAAAGAAAAAAGTGAAGGGGAAGGTCGCGGTCATCACTGGCTCGACGCGCGGGATCGGGCGAGCGATCGCCGAATCGCTCGGTAGAGCCGGGGGCACCGTCGTTCTATCGGCCCGGCGTCGATCCGATGTTGCCGATGCCGTCGATACCATGAAGCGAACGGGCATCGACGCCCACGGCCTGGCCTGCGACGTACGTCGCTACGATGAGGTCGCGGAGCTCATGGACTTCGCTGCGCGGGAGGCTGGCGGTGTCGACGTCCTCGTCAACAACGCCGGGGTGGGTCTGTTCAAGCACGTCTCCGCCATCGAGCCAGAGGAGTGGGACCAGGTCATCGGAACGAACCTGACCGGGGTCTTTCATTGCTCCCGGGCGGCGATACCCTACATGAAGAAGCGCGGGGGAGGGACGATCGTCAACATCAGCTCTCTCGCAGGGAAAAACGCCTTCTCCGGAGGCGCCGCCTACAACGCTTCCAAGTTCGGTCTCGAAGGTCTGAGCGAGGCGATGATGCTGGACCTCCGCTACGAGAACATCAAGGTGGCCTACGTGATGCCCGGAAGCGTGGCCACGGAGTTCGCGGGCCGTTCGTCGGGTGAAGGCGACTCGTGGAGACTCACTCCCGAAGACGTCGCGGAGATGGTGACGAGCATCCTCACTCAGGACCATCGTGCTCTCGCGAGCCGGATCGAGCTCAGACCCTTTCAGCCGCCGCGGAAGACCTGAGCTTGCCTCGCAGCTTCTCGAGGAGGACGGCCAACCAGATCGCAAGAAAGGGCTCGACTTCCCAGCGCATCCGGTCGTTTTCTCCGATCTCGACGAGGTTCGCAACCAGGGTCACCCACATCACCGTCACGAGAAGGAAGGCGTAGACCTCTCGCCCTCGCGAGCCTCTGAGCTCGAGCACACCCACCGCCAGGAGGAGTGGAAAGAGGACAAGCAACAAGTTCGGCCGTGGAGTCAACATCCGGATGGGTCGCTCGAATCCTCCGCCGAAGAAGACGAAGCGGGTGATCGCGTCTCGATAACGACCGACTCTCTCGAAATCGTAGTCGACGAGGAAATCGACCGAGTTCGGCCCGGGTTGAAGAAAGAGCAGGAGCGAAGTAGCCACCCGCCGGGCATAGCGTGCCGGGTAGTTTCGCATCAGGTAGAGGTTGCCATCGAGCAGAGCCGTCGAGATGTCGACGTAGTCTTGATGGTTGAAGTTCGGCTCCCCGTTCGACTTGTAGGGCGCCCCGAGTGCCGGATGCAGGCCCTCGACC
This window contains:
- a CDS encoding enoyl-CoA hydratase/isomerase family protein — encoded protein: MRVRLSYAPPRARLTLSHSPLNVFDGDMLKELSRGLDDIGSRTDVHVVILDSAEKVFSAGVDVRDHLPERLNEMLERFHGVCRQLLRLDAITLALVSGHAFGGAMELLACCDFVIATDEAAFAQPEIDLACFPPLGAAIYPKLLGSKRAAEIVLLGRRLSAREAEDFGLVTKVVSEDALQAEAEVLLRSLAEKSPAALRIAKKALRLGLPRALEGLEEIEALYRDELAATEDMVEGLRAFLEKRKPIFRGK
- a CDS encoding SDR family oxidoreductase — its product is MKGKVAVITGSTRGIGRAIAESLGRAGGTVVLSARRRSDVADAVDTMKRTGIDAHGLACDVRRYDEVAELMDFAAREAGGVDVLVNNAGVGLFKHVSAIEPEEWDQVIGTNLTGVFHCSRAAIPYMKKRGGGTIVNISSLAGKNAFSGGAAYNASKFGLEGLSEAMMLDLRYENIKVAYVMPGSVATEFAGRSSGEGDSWRLTPEDVAEMVTSILTQDHRALASRIELRPFQPPRKT
- a CDS encoding DUF1802 family protein, translated to MSQQLALKVWSVVARHLHEGSGIVILHKTWDAKNGAFLVFPSYSGQDPDALKPHAWMSLRHELKAPLGGHTFIRDYAEVVDRIPIQSLRALRLVDAEHALTPHEAERRYREGYGLVAVVLRVYHLPRAYKFYDIAEKEGEDEFVPLPFEVALEDLTPAIDDAEFERRHAKLKAALPAAATKE
- a CDS encoding citrate synthase, giving the protein MGRDSLSVTDNRTGKTYEIPIAHGAIHAKDLRQIRVDDDDYGLKSYDPAFINTASCKSRITFIDGEKGILRYRGYPIEQLAEQADYLEVAYLILFGELPTKAQYDDWVHHITHHTIVHEYVKKLLDGFRYDAHPMGMLIGVVGALSTFYPDGKRVQDPMSRRLQTYRLIAKMPTLAAFAYRHSIGMRYTYPDNDLPYTKNFLKMMFAMTPSFDADSVLAKALDVLFILHADHEQNCSTSAMRCVGSSESDPYSATAAAAAALYGPLHGGANEAVLRMLNEIGSKEKVPAYIKRVKEGEVRLMGFGHRVYKSYDPRATIIKKTAHQVFEVTGKNPLIDIAVELERIALQEDYFVKRRLYPNVDFYSGIIYEAMGFPVSMFPVLFAIPRTSGWIAQWEEMLT
- a CDS encoding CoA-transferase, translating into MSKLTSLEDAVRRFIPDGCTVVLGAGLEALIPFACGYEIVRQKRRGLTLVAPISDMLFDVLIGAGAVERVIAAWVGNVSAGSGHNFRRAVEHSEPNRIQVVDHSNLTLALALHAAALGVPYLPARTALGTDLLASNPHLQPMVCPFTGDRLVGVQALRPDVAVLAVQRADAEGNAHVIGNLGVVKDAARAAGTVVLLAEEIVASDLICGEPNRTLVPGFLVSAVVHAPRGCHPSPCYGYYDRDHGFFHDYHAVSRTREGFLAWLDEWVLSVSGHDDYLRRLSG
- a CDS encoding CoA-transferase, with translation MVADETTPTAKELMVAAAAREIGDGELVFVGMRLPLLAFRLAQATHARNAVGLYENGLIRERAAASPLFTMSDAPNVRLATSATDMLDVMGLLQSGRVSLGFVGAAEVDRFGNLNSTRVPGTRLPGSGGASDIASLAGRVAVLLKHDKHRLVDRVHHLTSPGHGDGGGWRERTGLRGRGPVAVFTDLAVLRFDPESHEATLHSYHPMSSPEEVASATGWPLRKSADCGPTPLPRRDELELLRSFDPDSFWL